The genomic window GCCCCGCCTCAGTCGTGTCCACCACGGGGATTCCGCCGTGGCAGGACTACTTGGACGCCGTCGACCGCGGCCTGCTGGTCTCCCGCGGCATGTTCAGCGCCATCGATGCCACCGGCGTCACCTTCTCCACTCCCCGCCCGTTCGCGTCCCCGGAGGTTCACGACGCGGATGCCGAGACCCGCGCCAAGGCCTGGCGCCCCTTCCCCGCCGGCACCCACATCGAGGTCAACACGATCTTTTGGAACACCGGCTTCCGCCCACACCTGGGCCCCCTCGCGGGACTGCGGTTGCGCAGCCCGCACGGGGGAATCGAGATGCTCGACGAGGTCACCCCGGCAGCCAACCCGCGCGCCCTGCTGGCCGGGTACGGCTCCACCGCCTCGACCGTGGGCGCCACCCGCGCCGGCCGGCTGGCCGCCAAACGCGCGGCGGAGATTTTGGGTAGGTTTTAGGGCTGGTTTGGGCGGTAATGCGAGTTCCGACCAACTTTTGGCCCGCCTGCCCGCTCCGGAGACGCAAACTTGATCGGAACTCTCGCGAGCGCGGGCCGGCCGCCCCGCGCCTACTAGCGCCGGCTAGCGATAGCGCGCCCAGGACACCTCCCGGATAATGCCCGAGTGCCAGTTCCACACCCCACTGGATGACATGGGCGCCGGCCGCGGCTGCGTCACCTGCTTGACCACCCGCTCGAGGTGGTAGTGCACGCAGCTGCCGCTGTAGCGCAGGACCGTGTACCCCGCCTGCGTGGCCTCGTTCGCCTTCCACCGGTCCCGGATGAAGGTGTCGGGCGACTCCGCGGTGTGAAACTGGTAGCCGTCCACCTCGATGAGCATCTTCAGCTCCGGCAGGTGGAGGTCGAAGAAGTACTGGCCTACCTGCACGTTGGTCTCCACCCGGTACCCGGCGTCCCGCAGTCCCCGCACGAGTTTGCGCTCGAGCGGGGAATCGCTGCCGATGGAGGCCCGCCCAATGAGGCCGCGAGCCCGCTTGCTGAGCCGCAGGCCGGAGTTGTGCCGCTCCAGCATGCTCTTCGCCTTCCGGCCCCGATACGTCTGCTCCAGCAGCTCGATGGCTTCCTCGTCAGTGCAGTGGTCAATCACTTGGGCGGGTAGATGCACCCGTACCCCTTCCACCTGGAGCACCGCCAGCCGCTGGGTCCGGTAGCCGACCACGTAGGCAGACCGCGGGAGCTTGCGCGAGGCCGCTACGTGCAGCGGGAAGCTGAGCGGCTGGCCCAGGTAGATCTCGCGCGCGGTCGGCCCGGTGGCCACCGTCCGGGGCCAGTGGCGCATGATTATTGCCAGCAGCTCCCCCGGCGTCGGCTCCCGCGTCAGGTACAGCCCCTTGGCAATCTTGACGTAAACTCCGGCTGCTGCGCGCCGCCACAGCGTCTTGGCGTCTACGCCAGACACGACGATGTCGTCCATAAAGTATTCCCCCTGCTCTACAGGCTAGCAGCGGAGGGCGCTTCGCCGGGGCGCACGAGAATCTCGCCGGTGCGCACGAGAGTTCCGATCAATTTTTCTCCGCGGGAGCGCGCTGGCAGACCACAACTTGCTCGGAACTCTCGGTGAAACACGCTTGCAAGCCCCTACGCCCCTGAAACCCACGCCTTTCCCTTTTGTTGATACGTCCACTGGAATGGCGGGCATGAAAGCCTTCGGATTCTTAAGCTTCGGACACTACGCATTCGGCAACCAGCGCGGCCCCTCGGCCAGCAAGGTCGCCCGCATCCACCTCGACCTCGCCCAGGCCGCGGACGAGCTGGGCGTGAACAACGCCTCCTTCCGAGTGCACCACTTCGTTCCCCAGGGCTCCGCCCCGATGCCCCTGCTGGGCGCGGTGGCCGGCAGCACCAAGCGCATCGAGGTGGGCACTGGTGTTATCGACATGCGCTACGAAAACCCGCTTTACCTGGCCGAGGAGGCCGCCGCCCTGGACCAGATAGCCGACGGACGCGTCGCGCTGGGCATCTCCCGCGGCGCGCCGGAGGTCGCCGAGCGCGGCTGGGAGGCCTTCGGCTACCGCTCGCAGGCCCCCAACGGCGCCGACCTAGCGCGGGCAAACTTCGAGTGCTTCCTGACGGGCATCGATGGCGCGGGCATGGCCACCGCAGCGCCCCTGGACCGCCAGTACCCGAACATGTTCCAGCCGGGATCGCAGCTGCCGGTCTTCCCGCACTCGCCCGGGCTGCGTCGCAATATTTTCTGGGGGTCGGGCACCTACCAGTCGGCGGAGCAGGCCGCCCGCGACGGGGTGAACCTGATGTCGTCCACCCTGGTCTCGGAGACCTCCGAGCAGACTCTGGGCGAAATCCAGGCCGAGCAGATCCGCCGCTACCGCGCGGCCTGGGCCGCGGCGGGCCACGATTGGGCCCCGCGCGTGAGCATCTCCCGGTCCATCTTCCCCATCGTCGACGGCGCCGACCACCAGCTGTTCGGCATGCAGGCCACCAGCCACGACCAGGTCGGCATCCTGCCGGACGCGGGCGCGTCCACCTTCGGCCGCACCTACGCGGCTGAGCCGGACAAGCTCATCACCCAGCTGCGCAAGGACCCGGCCATCGAGGCCGCCGATACCCTGCTGCTGACCATCCCGACCGCCATGGGCTTGGAGACTAACGTGAAGCTCCTGGAGAACTTCGCGCAGCACGTCGCCCCGGAGCTGGGCTGGCAGCCCAACACGGAAGGCCCGGTCACCGGCTACGAAATCTAGCCCGCCCGCGTCGGCCGGCCGCTCCGGCCCAGTAGACTGAGGGCATGAATTCGCGTGTGGAAACCTACGGGCTAGCGGCTGCGTTTTCCCTGGAGGAAGCCGCGGAGCTTATCGAAGCCAGCCACCCGGACGCCGAGCGCCTCCACCGCGCGGTGCACGAGAACCTGTTTGTCGACGTGGTCGAGTCGCGCCAGGTCTTCTCCTGGGACCAGCACCGCGTCCACGCGGACTTCCTGCCCGCGCTGGCCTGGCTGGTGCGCTCCGTGCGCGTCGAACCGGGCGAGCTGGTCATCCCCGCCGCGGTCACGAAGCGGCTCGAGGACATGGCCCGCGCGCACCGCCGCCACGGCTTCCCCGCCGAGCTTTACTCCACGCTCGCCAGCGCCTTTGGGAAGGCGCTGCGGGATGTAGGGGCATCGACGACCATTTCGCGGCGGCTTTCCAGCGTCTTCACGCAGGTCTGCGAGGTGATGCGCGCGGCCCACCACGCCGCGGACATCGCCGGCATCCCGCCGGCCTACGCGGGCCGCGTGGTGGCGGTGGACAAGCCCAACCGGGCGACCGCCGTTGTGCACGTGGAAATCGGCACGGCCCTGGAGTGTTCGCCCGGCCAGTCCGTGCCCGTGACCTCCTCCCTGCTACCCGGCACCTGGCGGGAGATGACCCCGGCCGCCCCAGTGGATGCGACCGGGCAGCTCGAGTTCCACCTGGCCGCGGCCGGCGATGCCTCCACCTCCCTCATCCGTTCCCACCCCGGGGATTGGTGGACGCTCGGCGCCCCGGCCCAGGATTTTCCGGCCGGGGCCGGCAACGCTGAAGTCCTGGTCAGCCGCAGCACCGGCTGGGCCGCGCACAAGGCCCACCTCCTGGCGCTGTGGGCCAACGTCGCTGCGGGCAGGGTGCCCGAGCCCGCGCGCATCGATGTCATTCGCCTGGCCGAAAGCCCCGGCGCCTTCTACGACACCCATTTCCAGGAGAATTTCGCCGCGCTGGCGCCCTGGGTGCGCTTCCACCACCTGGCGGAAAGCCCGCGGGATCCGTGGCTGCTGAGCCCGGCGGATCCGGCGCAGTCGCTCGACGTCACCGTCACGGACGATGGCGCGGCGGCCATCACCGCCATCGCCGGCGGGCGGGACACCCACGTGGTTGGCCCGGGCATTACGCAGTTAGCCAGCCGCGTGGGGGCGCGAGCCGCGGACTGGCAGCCGGCGGGTTTCCAGGCCTAGCCGCCAGCTGGTCTAGGTCCGCGACTCCAGCACCGGCAGGGCGCGGCGCGTTTCTGCGACCTCATCGGCGTCAATGTCGGCGTAGATAATCTCTTCCTCGTAGCCGGCCTCGGCCAGGCGCTTGCCCTGCGGGTCCACGATGACCGAGTGGCCGATGCCCGTGGGTCCGGAAGGGTTGCCCGCCTCATCGTTGCCGCCCGGGCGGGCCTGGCCGGCCGCGCACAGGTAGCTGGTCGAGTCCAGCGCGCGGGCCGCGGACAGCAGGCGCCACTGCTCAAGCTTGCCCGGTCCGTCGGCCCAGCTGGTGGGCACGACGATGAGCTGCGCGCCGCGCTGGGCCAGGGCTCGGAACTGGTCCGGGAAGCGGATATCGAAGCAGACGGCCACGCCGACGGTCCACTCGCCCACCTCGAAGGTCACGAGATCGACGCCGGGGCGCACGGTGTCGGATTCGCGGTAGTCGAAGGCGTCGTAGGTGTGGATCTTGGCGTAGCCGCGGTGGATATCGGGTCCGGTAATCAGCGCGGTGTTGTAGACGCGGTTGATGGTCTTGTCGCCCTTGACGTAGCTGTCGGCGGGGCTGAACATGCCCGCCACCACGGTCACGTCGAGTTCGGTGGCGAGCGCGTGCAGGCGCTGAGCAAATTCACCATCTAGGTCCTGGGCCCCCTCGTCGAGGCGACCCGTGGCGAAGGCCTGCATGGTCGCCTCGGGCAGGACCACCAACTGCGCTCCCTCTGCCGCCGCTTTGCGTACCTGACCTTCGGCTTTGGCGAGGTTTTCCGCCCAGTCGGGCCCGGTGGTTACCTGGACTGCTGCAATCTTCATGGTCTCCACACTAGGGGGATATCCGCCGGGTTGCGAGAAAAATCCTGGCCCTCGATCCGTGACAGCCCTAGCGCCGGCGTGGACAAGACCTTCAGACTGAAGGCATGAACCAGTTAACTATTAGTAGCTCTGCCCGTGATTTAGTCCGCCGACAACTATCCGACTCCTACCCTTACCCGGCGCAGGAGACCTCCCCGCCGCTGGGACGCTACGGCGCCCGGACGGCGGCGGTCCTCCACCGCGCGCACGCCGCCTGGAACGCCCGCACCACCGGCTGGGAGGCGCGCCGCCGGGAACAATTAGCCGACCTCGCCCGCTTCCTCGACTACGCGGCGGGCATCGATGAGACGCTGGTTGCCGCCTTCAAAGGTGGGCAGCACCGATGACGACCTCGCTCGCCCTCCGGCAAGCAGCCGGGAGCCTAGACGCGGCCAGCGGAACGCTCGCGGACCGCTCTGCATATCTTACCCATGATGGGGCTGCGCTATTGTGGGCTGGACTAAGCGGCGAGGCACCGCTGGTGGCCAGTCGAAACCTGCAGTACTACGCCCGGCAGCTCGAGCCCGAAGCGCAGCAAATGCGGCTGGCCGCCGGTCTGATGCAGGCTTACGCGGAGCTCCACGCCCGCCTGGAAGACCTGGAGGGCCGCGCCGTCTTGGCGCTAGGCGGAGCCGCGGCCACGCCGCTATTGATGGCCCTGCGCGGCATCGGCGACGGGCTGGACTGGGCGTGCGCGCGCAGCATCGACGCGCTATGCACGGGCACGCTGCCGGAGCCGCCGCAGTGGCTGGGCGATTTCGAGGACCTGAGCGTCGATGCCATCCACGAGCTCAACCTAGTGGCCTCCTCCGAATTCGTCCAAGAGTTCACCCGGGCCAACCCGGATATTCGGCTGCTGGAGGTCTCGGAAGGACGGATGGTGGCGATTGTCCCGCCGCCCGGGGAGCAGGTGTCCACCGAGCCGGCCAGTGTCACCACCTTCATCGAAGGGGTGGGCTCGGCCGATCCGGAGAAATGGCAGCGCACCATCGACAGGGCCCGCCAGATAGCCCAGGCCACGGGCGGGCCGGCCATCGCCTGGGCCGGTTACGCCGCCCCGCCCGGCCTCGCACACGGGGTCCACGCAGAACCCGCTCAGCGCGCCGGCCGCGACCTGGCGCGCTTCCAACGCTCGCTGCGGCAGCGCTACCCGGGCGCGCGGCAGACGGTGGTGGGCTACTCCTACGGCAGTGTCGTTGCCGGCTCCGCCGCCACCCAGCCGGAAGGCCTGGCGGCTGACGACCTAGTCCTGCTGGGCAGCCCCGGCGCGGTGGCCGAAAGCGCGCGTGACTACCGCCTGCACGGCGACGACCCGCAGGTGCATTCGCTAACAGCGAAGGGGGACCCGATAGACGCGGTCGCCTCACCGTGGGGCGGTATCCACGGCCCCGATCCCACCAGCCGCGGTTTCGGGGCCCGGCCCTGGCCCGACCCGGTTTATGGCGACCACGGTTCGTATTTCTCGGATCCCCGGTTCTTCGAGCACCTCGGCGACATCGCGCGAGGTAAGGAAGGAGGTTTTTAGAACAGGCCGGTTGGCTTCTCGGAGTAGGACACGAGCATGTTCTTGGTCTCCTGGTAGTGATCCAGCATCATCAGGTGATTCTCGCGGCCCAGGCCGGACTCCTTGTAACCGCCGAAGGCAGCGTGCGCCGGGTAGTTGTGGTACTGGTTAATCCACACGCGACCAGCCTGGATGGCGCGGCCGGCGCGGTAGCAGATGTTCTGGCTGCGCGACCACACGCCGGAGCCCAGGCCGAAGTTGGTGTCGTTGGCAATCTGGATGGCTTCGTCGAAGTCCTTGAAGGTCGCCACGGACAGCACCGGGCCGAAGATCTCCTCCTGGAAGATGCGCATGTCGTTGGTGCCCTTGAAGACGGTCGGCTCGATGTAGTAGCCGTTTTCCAGGCCATCGAGCTGGTTGACGTTGCCGCCGATGAGGGTCTCAGCGCCCTCGTCCGGGCCGATCTTCAGGTACTCGATGATCTTGTCCATCTGCTCCTGGGAGGCCTGCGCGCCCATCATGGTCTCGGTGTCGAGCGGGTGGCCGATCTTGATTTTCTTCACGCGCTCGATGGCCAGTTCCAGGAACTTGTCCGCGATGTCCTCGTGGACCAAGGCGCGCGACGGGCAGGTGCAGACCTCGCCCTGGTTCAGCGCGAACATGACGAAGCCCTCGACGCACTTTTCCAGGTAGGAGTCGTCCTCGTCCATGATGTCCGGGAAGAAGATCGACGGGGACTTGCCGCCCAGCTCCAGGGTGACCGGGATGACCTTGTCCGCGGCGGTCTTGTTGATGATCTTGCCAACCGGGGTGGAGCCGGTAAACGCAATCTTGGCGATCCGGTCGGAGCCGGACAGCGCGGCGCCGGCCTCGTCGCCTAGGCCGTTGACCACGTTGAGCACGCCCTCCGGCAGGATGTCGCCGATGAGATCGAGCAACAGGAGGATGGAGGCCGGGGTCTGCTCGGCGGGCTTGAGGACAATGCAGTTGCCGGTGGCCAGGGCCGGGGCGATCTTCCACGCGGCCATCAGGAGCGGGAAGTTCCACGGGATAATCTGGCCCACGACGCCGAGCGGCTCGTGGAAGTGGTAGGCCACGGTGTCCTCGTCCAGCTGGGAGATGCCGCCCTCCTGGGCGCGGATGGCGCCGGCGAAGTAGCGGAAGTGGTCCACGGCCAGCGGGATATCCGCGGCGAGGGTCTCGCGCACGGCCTTGCCGTTTTCCCAGGTCTCGGCAACGGCGATCTTCTCGAGGTTTTCCTCAATGCGGTCCGCAATGCGCAGGAGCACGAGGGAGCGCTCGGCCGGCGAGGTCTTGCCCCAGGTCTCGAAGGCCTCCTCGGCGGCATCGATAGCCAGGTTGATGTCGGCCTCTTTGCCGCGGGCGACCTGGCAGAAGACCTCGCCGGTCACGGGCGTGATGTTGTCCAAGTACTCGCCGTCGACCGGCGGGACCCACTGCCCTCCGATGTAGTTGTCGTAGCGCTCGCGGAAGTTAACAATTGCGTCCGGGGTGCCGGGGTTTGCGTACTGCGTCATGATGTGAAGTCCTTCAACTGGTAGTCGGCATTTACTGCATTTACTGCGGTCACTGTGAAGACATTCGCACGAAGCTCCGCTTAGTGAGCCCAGTCACGAAATCTTGCACGCCATCATATCCAGTTGGCCCGCCCGCCGCTAGGGTTTTCTTTTCCCTGCCAAACCAGTCGCCAAACCACCAGTTGAGAGAAGCAAAAATCTCTGCCCCCGGAGTCGGGGAACAGAGATTGGCTCGGCCGCGTAAACGCGCACGCTTAGGCCGAACGGTGCTTGCCGCCGCGGCGCGGGGACCACATGACCACGGAGGTCGAGCGCGGCACGTGGACCAGCTCGCCGCGCTGCGGCTGCCTCCCGCGCTTTTGTAATTCGGCGCGCAGCTGGGCGACCTCGTTTTCCAATTCGTCGCGCTCGGCGGCCAGCTTGTCGCGCTCCTCGGTGAGCTCGATGATCGCCTTGATGCCGGCCAGGTTGACCCCGTCCTCTTGGGACAGGTTCTGGATCTTGCGCAGCATCGAGATGTCGCGGTCCGAATAGCGGCGGCCGCCGCCGCTGGTGCGGGCCGGGGTGACCAGCCCCAGGCGGTCGTAGGTACGCAGCGTCTGGGCGTGCATACCAGACAGTTCCGCGGCCACGGAGATGACGTACATGCTAGAAAACTCGCTCATGGCTTCTCACCTCCTAGTTCCGCGTGGTGCCCCCGGCCCATCCGGCGCGGGGGTTGAACCCGGAGTCCTTCTCGGCCTGGGCGTAGGAGCGCAGCGCGCTGGAGGCGGCGGCGTCCAGATTGTTCGGAACCTTGACCTGGACGGTGACCAGCAGGTCGCCGGCCTTGCCGCCGCGGGTCGGGATGCCCCGGTTGCGCACGCGCAGCGTCCGGCCGTCCGGCGTGCCCGCCGGGACCTTGACGCGCACCGGGCTATCGAGGGTCGGCACCGTAATGGTGTCGCCCAACGCTAGCTCCGCGAACGAGACCGGGACCGTGATTTCCAGGTCGTCGCCCTTGCGGGTAAAGACCTGGTCGGGCTTGACGTGCACGGAAACGAACAGGTCGCCGGCCGGGGTACCGTTGGGCCCGGCCTCGCCCTGGCCCGCCAGGCGCACCTTCTGGCCGTCGATAACGCCAGCCGGGATGCGCACGGTGATAGAGCGGGTGCGGTGGACGGTACCGGTGCCGTTACAGCTCTCGCACGGGTCCGTGACGGTCTGCCCAGTGCTGCCGCAGTTCTGGCAGGGCGCGGAGAACCCGAAGCTACCGCGGTGTTCCGAGGTAAAGCCCGTGCCGTTGCACTGCGTGCAGGTGGTGGTGTGACCGGTCTTCGAGCCCGAGCCGTGGCAGGTGGTGCACGGGGCCTCGCCGCTGAGCTGCAGCGGGATGGTGCTACCCTTGGCGGCCTCGCGGAATTCGAGGGTTATTTCCGTTTCGACGTCCGCCCCGCGCGTCGGCCGAGCTGCGTGGCCAGCACCACCGCCGCGGTTGAAAACGCCACTGAAGATATCCCCAAAACCACCGCCTCCAGTTTGTCCAGAGTTCCCGAAGAGGTCGGAGAGGTCGAAGTCTTGCGCCCCGTGCGTTTGGCGAAACCCGCCGGGAAATCCGGCGCCTCCTGCCCGGCCGAAGCCGCCGCCCCTGCGCAGCATGGCCTTGAAATCGTCGTACTCCTTGCGTTCCTTCTCGTCGGAGAGGACGTCGTACGCCTCGGCGGCTTTCTTAAACTTCTCCAGCGCCTCCGGGTTGTCCGGGTTGGCGTCCGGGTGGTTTTCCCGGGCTAGCTTGCGGTAAGCGTGCTTAATCTCGCCAGCGCTTGCGGACGAGGAGACCCCCAGATCCGCGTAATAATCTTTGTCTGCCCATTCTGGCTTAGCACTCACTGGGCATCTCCTCCTTTCGAGGTGAAATAGTGTTTCTCAGCCTCGCTATGTGTTTACTAAAAATTTTATCTAAGACTAAATAAAAGGGGCGCCGAGGATAACCTCCCCCGGCGCCACCATTAGGAACTAACTCTGCTCGGACCCGTGCGAGTCCGCGCCGCCTTCCGCGTCGTCTGCGGATGCGGACGAATCACTGGGGTCGGCGATGGTGACCATCGCGTTGCGTACCAGCCGGTCGCCGACGCGGTAGCCGCGCCGCAAGACGGTGCCCAGCACCTTCTCGTCGCCGCTGGAGAGATCCTGCACTGCCTCGTGGATCTCCGGGTCGAAGGCGTCGCCCTCTTCGCCGAAGGCGGCGAGCTTCTGGCCCTGCAGCACGTTGTTGAGCTTGTCGGCCATGGATTTGAGCGGGCCGTCCTCCAAGTCCCCGTGCTGGCGGGCCAGCTCGAGGTCGTCGAGGATGGGCAGCAGCTGGGCGATGACCTGGGCCTTGGCGTTGTCAATAACGCCCTGGCGCTCGCGTTCGGTCCGACGGCGGTAGTTGGTGTACTCCGCGTTCAGACGCTGCAGGTCTTCGGTGCGCTCGGCCAGCTGTGCCTCGAGGTTCGGCTCCGCGGCCGCCTCGGGGTCGACATCGCCTTCGACGTCGGCCAGGGCCTCGTCCACATCTGCCTCGAGCGTGGGATCCAGCACGGCCTCTTCGGCGGCGTCCGCCTCTGCGTCGGCCTGGGCATCGGCAGCCTCGGCGGCAGCTTCCTCAGCACGGTCCGCCGAGGTAGCCTCCGGATCGGTGTTGTCCGGGTCGCCGGGGTTATCCGGCATTCCGTTGAACTGAGTCATTACTTGTCGCCATCCTTGTTGTCGGTGTTGTCGGTGTCCTCGTCCACGACCTCAGCGTCGACGACGTTCGGATCTCCCTGGGCACCAGCGTCACCGGACTGGCCTTCCTGGCCAGCCTCGGCAGCCTGTGCCTCGTAGATCTCCTTGCCCATCTCCTGGGAGACGGTGGACAGCTTCTCCACGGCGGACTTAATAGCCTCGATGTCGTCGCCCTTGAGGGCCTCGTCGACGGCATCGGCACCCTCGGTCACCTTGGTCTTGGACTCTTCGGAGACCTTGTCGGAGTTCTCGTCCAGGAACTTGCGGGTCTGGTAGGAGGTGGATTCCGCGTTGTTGCGGGTCTCCTGCTCCTCGCGGCGCTTCTTATCCTCTTCGGCGTGCTGCTCGGCGTCCTTGACCATGCGGTCAATCTCCTCCTGGGACAGGCCGGAACCATCCTGGATCTTGATGGTGTTTTCCTTGCCGGTGCCCTTGTCCTTGGCGGAGACGGAGACGATGCCGTTGGCGTCGATGTCGAAGGTGACCTCAATCTGCGGAACGCCGCGCGGTGCCGGAGCGATGCCGCCCAGCTCGAAGGAGCCCAGCAGCTTGTTGGCGGCAGCCATCTCGCGCTCGCCCTGGAAGACCTGGATCTGGACGGAAGGCTGGTTGTCTTCCGCGGTGGTGAAGGTCTCGGACTTCTTGGTCGGGATGGTGGTGTTGCGCTCGATGAGCTTGGTCATCACGCCACCCTTGGTCTCGATGCCCAGGGACAGCGGGGTCACGTCCAGCAGGAGGACGTCCTTGACCTCGCCGCGCAGGACACCAGCCTGCAGGGCGGCGCCCACTGCGACAACCTCGTCCGGGTTAACGCCCTTGTTCGGCTCGCGGCCGGTCAGCTCCTTGACCAGGTCGGACACGGCCGGCATACGGGTGGAGCCACCAACCAGGACGACGTGGTCGATATCGCCGACGGACATGTCAGCGTCCTTGATAACCTGGTTGAACGGAGCCTTGGTGCGGTCCAGCAGATCCTGGGTGATCTTCTGGAACTCGGTGCGGGTCAGGGTCTCGTCCAGGAACAGCGGGTTCTTGTCAGCATCCACCGTGATGTACGGCAGGTTGATGTTGGCCTGCTGGGAAGCGGACAGCTCAATCTTGGCCTTCTCCGCGGCCTCGCGCAGACGCTGCAGAGCCATCTTGTCCTTGGTCAGGTCGATGCCCTGGGCGCTCTTGAACTTCTCGACCAGCCAGTCAACGATGCGCTGGTCCCAGTCGTCGCCACCCAGCGAGTTATCGCCTGCGGTAGCCATGACCTCGACGACGCCGTCGCCGATTTCCAGCAGGGAGACGTCGAAGGTGCCGCCGCCCAAGTCGAAGACCAGGATGGTCTGCTCCTGCTCGCCCTTCTCCAGACCGTAAGCCAGCGCAGCCGCGGTCGGCTCGTTGACAATACGCAGGACGTTCAGGCCTGCAATCTGGCCGGCCTCCTTGGTGGCCTGGCGCTGCGCGTCCTCGAAGTAAGCCGGCACGGTGATGACCGCGTCGGTGACATCCTCGCCCAGGTAGGACTCAGCGTCGCGCTTCAGCTTCATCAGCGTGCGGGCGGAGATCTCCTGCGGGGTGTACTTCTTGTCATCAATGTCGACGGTCCAGTCGGTGCCGATGTGGCGCTTGACGGAACGGATGGTGCGGTCGACGTTGGTCACCGCTTGGTTCTTAGCGGACTGGCCGACCAGGATTTCCCCGTTCTTGGCGAATGCCACGACGGACGGGGTGGTGCGGGAGCCTTCCGAGTTAGCGATAACGGTGGCCTCGCCACCTTCCAGTACGGAAACCACCGAGTTAGTGGTGCCAAGGTCAATACCTACTGCGCGTCCCATAGTCTTTTCTCCTTCTAGTGTTTGTTTCTCATAGTTGATTGCCTGTGGCTCAACTTCTGACGAGTACGTCAGCCACTCTAACAGAAGTCTGCTCCAAGTTGTTTCAAACCTGAGTGCTGGCCACTCAATCTACACAACGCACCACCCATCAAAGTTGTTCCCACTCGACTCAACTTTTTATATCTTTTTCATTTTCCCAGCTCAGAGCATGTTGTCCACCTTCGGTTCCGCGAGCGTGTCCGAAAGTTACCTCCAATAAGTATCCGAAAGAAGATAGGCAAGAGGTTCAAAACTCGGCAGACTGTAAAGCACAGCAGCCGGGAACGGTCGCAACAGCAACGGGACTGGCTGGTTTTTCGACCACCCGGGCTGCTCCTATTCGAGAGATTCAGATTCTTCTACACCGAAAGGAACTCTTATGTTCGACTTCCTGACCGACCTCAGCTCCGCCATCGACTTCGAGCAGCTCATCAAGGGCATCTCCGACCTGATCGACGGCTCCTCCGAGGACTCCGCTTCTGAGGCAGCCGAGTCCACCGAAGCTGCTTCCAACTAAGCCTTAACCTCCACTAAATAGAGGCACGAGACTCTTTCACTGAACTTCCCCCGCCGCCCGAGTTCGCGTCGCTCCCAAAAGAGCATCGCATGGGACAAAACTCGGACGGCGGGGGTTCCTCTATCTTCAGCCCGTGGCACCAAA from Corynebacterium confusum includes these protein-coding regions:
- a CDS encoding 2-polyprenylphenol hydroxylase, with the translated sequence MNSRVETYGLAAAFSLEEAAELIEASHPDAERLHRAVHENLFVDVVESRQVFSWDQHRVHADFLPALAWLVRSVRVEPGELVIPAAVTKRLEDMARAHRRHGFPAELYSTLASAFGKALRDVGASTTISRRLSSVFTQVCEVMRAAHHAADIAGIPPAYAGRVVAVDKPNRATAVVHVEIGTALECSPGQSVPVTSSLLPGTWREMTPAAPVDATGQLEFHLAAAGDASTSLIRSHPGDWWTLGAPAQDFPAGAGNAEVLVSRSTGWAAHKAHLLALWANVAAGRVPEPARIDVIRLAESPGAFYDTHFQENFAALAPWVRFHHLAESPRDPWLLSPADPAQSLDVTVTDDGAAAITAIAGGRDTHVVGPGITQLASRVGARAADWQPAGFQA
- a CDS encoding alpha/beta hydrolase, which translates into the protein MASRNLQYYARQLEPEAQQMRLAAGLMQAYAELHARLEDLEGRAVLALGGAAATPLLMALRGIGDGLDWACARSIDALCTGTLPEPPQWLGDFEDLSVDAIHELNLVASSEFVQEFTRANPDIRLLEVSEGRMVAIVPPPGEQVSTEPASVTTFIEGVGSADPEKWQRTIDRARQIAQATGGPAIAWAGYAAPPGLAHGVHAEPAQRAGRDLARFQRSLRQRYPGARQTVVGYSYGSVVAGSAATQPEGLAADDLVLLGSPGAVAESARDYRLHGDDPQVHSLTAKGDPIDAVASPWGGIHGPDPTSRGFGARPWPDPVYGDHGSYFSDPRFFEHLGDIARGKEGGF
- a CDS encoding carbon-nitrogen hydrolase family protein, with protein sequence MKIAAVQVTTGPDWAENLAKAEGQVRKAAAEGAQLVVLPEATMQAFATGRLDEGAQDLDGEFAQRLHALATELDVTVVAGMFSPADSYVKGDKTINRVYNTALITGPDIHRGYAKIHTYDAFDYRESDTVRPGVDLVTFEVGEWTVGVAVCFDIRFPDQFRALAQRGAQLIVVPTSWADGPGKLEQWRLLSAARALDSTSYLCAAGQARPGGNDEAGNPSGPTGIGHSVIVDPQGKRLAEAGYEEEIIYADIDADEVAETRRALPVLESRT
- a CDS encoding LLM class flavin-dependent oxidoreductase, with protein sequence MKAFGFLSFGHYAFGNQRGPSASKVARIHLDLAQAADELGVNNASFRVHHFVPQGSAPMPLLGAVAGSTKRIEVGTGVIDMRYENPLYLAEEAAALDQIADGRVALGISRGAPEVAERGWEAFGYRSQAPNGADLARANFECFLTGIDGAGMATAAPLDRQYPNMFQPGSQLPVFPHSPGLRRNIFWGSGTYQSAEQAARDGVNLMSSTLVSETSEQTLGEIQAEQIRRYRAAWAAAGHDWAPRVSISRSIFPIVDGADHQLFGMQATSHDQVGILPDAGASTFGRTYAAEPDKLITQLRKDPAIEAADTLLLTIPTAMGLETNVKLLENFAQHVAPELGWQPNTEGPVTGYEI
- a CDS encoding endonuclease domain-containing protein; its protein translation is MDDIVVSGVDAKTLWRRAAAGVYVKIAKGLYLTREPTPGELLAIIMRHWPRTVATGPTAREIYLGQPLSFPLHVAASRKLPRSAYVVGYRTQRLAVLQVEGVRVHLPAQVIDHCTDEEAIELLEQTYRGRKAKSMLERHNSGLRLSKRARGLIGRASIGSDSPLERKLVRGLRDAGYRVETNVQVGQYFFDLHLPELKMLIEVDGYQFHTAESPDTFIRDRWKANEATQAGYTVLRYSGSCVHYHLERVVKQVTQPRPAPMSSSGVWNWHSGIIREVSWARYR
- the exaC gene encoding acetaldehyde dehydrogenase ExaC, with the protein product MTQYANPGTPDAIVNFRERYDNYIGGQWVPPVDGEYLDNITPVTGEVFCQVARGKEADINLAIDAAEEAFETWGKTSPAERSLVLLRIADRIEENLEKIAVAETWENGKAVRETLAADIPLAVDHFRYFAGAIRAQEGGISQLDEDTVAYHFHEPLGVVGQIIPWNFPLLMAAWKIAPALATGNCIVLKPAEQTPASILLLLDLIGDILPEGVLNVVNGLGDEAGAALSGSDRIAKIAFTGSTPVGKIINKTAADKVIPVTLELGGKSPSIFFPDIMDEDDSYLEKCVEGFVMFALNQGEVCTCPSRALVHEDIADKFLELAIERVKKIKIGHPLDTETMMGAQASQEQMDKIIEYLKIGPDEGAETLIGGNVNQLDGLENGYYIEPTVFKGTNDMRIFQEEIFGPVLSVATFKDFDEAIQIANDTNFGLGSGVWSRSQNICYRAGRAIQAGRVWINQYHNYPAHAAFGGYKESGLGRENHLMMLDHYQETKNMLVSYSEKPTGLF
- a CDS encoding heat shock protein transcriptional repressor HspR, whose product is MSEFSSMYVISVAAELSGMHAQTLRTYDRLGLVTPARTSGGGRRYSDRDISMLRKIQNLSQEDGVNLAGIKAIIELTEERDKLAAERDELENEVAQLRAELQKRGRQPQRGELVHVPRSTSVVMWSPRRGGKHRSA